One Glycine max cultivar Williams 82 chromosome 8, Glycine_max_v4.0, whole genome shotgun sequence genomic window, ttttttcttacgTGGCCCAATTATTCTCTCCAaccatattatttttatttttagcaaaGCTGGAAATATAATCTTCGTTGcactttttataatattttttaaaaattctcttAATTCTTTAtagaaaacattaaattaaaaataaaacgcagaataattaattaaatattatgatttaatatatttattattttataaatttgtggaAATTTATATGGTTGTTTTTACAACCAATTTTAGAATAGAAAAACCCTCTTTACTTAAACTCAGCAGCTCACAACTCATTTTCCGTCTGTATTCAGCAAAACAAAACTCATTACCTTCTGTTTTCCCTATAAATCACTCCCCTTGCCCCCTCAAACTTTCTCTCTTCCCCCAAACGCAAAGATGCAAGTTCCATTGATCGACAGGATCAACGATCTCCAAGTGGGTCTGAACTCTCTGCAGAACCCATCTTTCCCTTCTCAGATCACAACCTCCCTCGCTTACAATTTCTGCAAATGGGGCGCAGTCATTCTCGCCCTTGTCGCCACCTTCGGCAGCATAATCAACAGAGTCACCATCTTCATCATCCACTTCCGCGCCAAAGCCCCTTCTCTCCCATCCCTAAACCTTAACGACGACGATTTTTACACCTCCTCTGACGACGAAGACGACTTCCAAAACGACGAGGACGACGACCTAACCTACTCCTCTTCCGAGCCCGAAGACGAGCCCTCCGCGTCTTCCAGCTTCATCCGTTTGGAAGACTATTTCCGAATCAGAGGAACCGATAACCTAGACGACGAGTTTCAGACTCAAAACGGCACGCACAAACGATGTCGTAGCATCGGGGATATTTTTTCGCTCTCGGAACTCGCCAACAGCAAGAGCGTGGTCAAGCTCTGGGACAGCATAGGCTTCGGGCTGGGGTTGGATTTCGATGATTACGATGGTTACGAAGTGAGTAGCGCGAAGCCGTTGCAGGCGCCGACGAGCTCCACGGCATCTCCCGCGGTGGTTGTCTCGGCGGGGGAAGGCGCGTACGGGAATCTGGCGCTGGAGATTTGGGACACGCGCCTGCGGCGGCGGAAGCCGACGGTGGTGGCGGAGTGGGGGCCCACCGTGGGAAAGACCCTGCACGTGGAATCTGGCGGCGTACAGAAGGTTTACGTCAGAGATGACGGGCGTTACAGCGTGACGGTCGGGGACATGAGAAAGGTCAGCACGCCGTTAGGGAACGTAACGGAATCTGACGCGGATACTTGGTGGGATGCGGACGCTATTGTTGTTTCGGACGAGTCTTTTGGCGAACAGCAATCAATGTTGCAACAACCAACTTGAATAATAATGGCAGTTCCTTTTCGGTGCtggaaatataataataataataaaaaatagaaaaaaaaaaggcgcTACCATCCGAGATTTTCTTAAGAGaaattgtttatttgtattattattcaatttaaagTTTATAAATTGTATACTCATAAATTAGTTCTTTCATTACGTGTACATATCATATGCGTGTGGTAGGAAATAAGCGATCTTTCTTATAGGAAATTATTGATTGCTTCCTTATAATGAAAGTTTCTTAGctggtttttcaaagatttaATTCTAATGTAGTGCAAGAAtgaacaatataattatttatgtattgttaataaaataagaaaagacataaaaaaggaagTGAAACTCACCATTGATGAGGTGACCACACAAGGTCCTAGAATTCAGGAAGAGTTTCGTTGACAGTAGAAAAAGAAGTTTCTCAAGAACTTCAAATACTTTGTGTGGGATGATCTTTATCTTTTTAAGGTTGGAGCAGATAATCTCCCGAGGAGCTTTGTAACTCAGGAGGAGGCAAAAAGCATATTATGGCATTGTCATAGTTCATCATATGGAGGCCATTACAATGGAGAAAGGATTGCCGCCAAGGTCCTCCAATCTGGTTTCTATTGGCCTACATTGTTCAAGGATGCTTATGATTATGTTTAGAGGTGTGATAATTGTCAAAGAACAGGTGGAATCTCCAAAAGGAATGGAATGTCAATGCAGAACGTTCTAGAGGTTGAAGCTTTTGACTGTTGAAGGATAGATTTCATTAATCCATTGCCATCATCTTactcaaattaatatattctatTGGCTGTGGACTATGTAACCAAATGGGTGGAAGCAATAGCTGCTTAACATGCAGATGCAAAGACCGTTATTCGCTTCCTAAAGAAAAACATCTTTT contains:
- the LOC102667538 gene encoding uncharacterized protein, which translates into the protein MQVPLIDRINDLQVGLNSLQNPSFPSQITTSLAYNFCKWGAVILALVATFGSIINRVTIFIIHFRAKAPSLPSLNLNDDDFYTSSDDEDDFQNDEDDDLTYSSSEPEDEPSASSSFIRLEDYFRIRGTDNLDDEFQTQNGTHKRCRSIGDIFSLSELANSKSVVKLWDSIGFGLGLDFDDYDGYEVSSAKPLQAPTSSTASPAVVVSAGEGAYGNLALEIWDTRLRRRKPTVVAEWGPTVGKTLHVESGGVQKVYVRDDGRYSVTVGDMRKVSTPLGNVTESDADTWWDADAIVVSDESFGEQQSMLQQPT